A genomic stretch from Setaria viridis chromosome 1, Setaria_viridis_v4.0, whole genome shotgun sequence includes:
- the LOC140222945 gene encoding ubiquitin-like protein 5, producing MIEVVLNDRLGKKVRVKCNEDDTIGDLKRLVAAQTGTRAEKIRIQKWYTIYKDHITLADYEIHDGMGLELYYN from the coding sequence ATGATCGAGGTGGTGCTGAACGACCGGCTGGGGAAGAAGGTGCGCGTCAAGTGCAACGAGGACGACACCATCGGCGACCTCAAGCggctggtggcggcgcagaCGGGCACGCGCGCCGAGAAGATCCGGATCCAGAAGTGGTACACCATCTACAAGGACCACATCACCCTCGCCGACTACGAGATCCACGACGGCATGGGGCTCGAGCTCTACTACAACTAG